One uncultured Caproiciproducens sp. DNA segment encodes these proteins:
- a CDS encoding ABC transporter ATP-binding protein — protein sequence MMMLEVKHLKAGYEGTPVVHNVSFQVEEGQIVALLGSNGAGKTTTLRSVVGKINPMAGEIIYKEKSIIDVPTHKMVDMGISMIPEGRLLFGKMSVVDNLLMGAYKIKDKAQISRQQEEIYSIFPRLKERSSQMAETLSGGEQQMVAIARGLMSNPKLLILDEPSLGLAPKLVQEVFEFVKKINSLGVTIIIVEQNVVDTLKLADYAYLINSGETVLSATGQELLENDNIQKVYLGLA from the coding sequence ATGATGATGCTGGAAGTGAAACACCTAAAAGCTGGGTATGAAGGTACACCGGTTGTTCATAATGTATCTTTTCAAGTAGAAGAGGGCCAGATTGTAGCGCTATTAGGTTCTAATGGCGCTGGGAAAACTACGACGCTCCGTTCTGTTGTAGGAAAGATAAACCCAATGGCGGGCGAGATTATTTATAAAGAGAAATCCATTATTGACGTTCCAACTCATAAAATGGTTGATATGGGGATTTCTATGATTCCAGAGGGAAGATTATTGTTTGGAAAAATGTCGGTGGTGGATAATCTCCTCATGGGAGCCTATAAAATAAAAGATAAGGCGCAAATTTCACGGCAGCAGGAGGAGATTTATTCAATTTTCCCCCGTTTGAAGGAACGATCCTCACAGATGGCAGAGACCCTTTCTGGGGGAGAGCAGCAGATGGTTGCTATTGCCAGAGGATTGATGAGTAACCCAAAACTACTTATTTTAGATGAGCCTTCTCTTGGATTAGCACCAAAACTGGTACAGGAGGTATTTGAATTTGTAAAGAAAATCAACAGTCTCGGTGTTACCATTATCATTGTAGAACAGAATGTAGTGGATACGCTTAAACTGGCGGATTACGCATATTTAATTAACAGCGGGGAAACGGTGCTGTCTGCTACGGGTCAAGAATTGTTGGAGAATGATAATATACAAAAAGTTTATCTTGGCTTGGCTTAA
- a CDS encoding ABC transporter ATP-binding protein — translation MSVILEVDHATKKFSGLVANEDVSFRVSEGEIIGIVGPNGAGKTTLFNSISGAHHLTSGKIIYNKIDITNKKAHEICKLGIGRTFQIPQSLSQMSVYENVLVAALCRENNIEAAGENAKTIIALCGLEEFTQMSADSLNVMQKKRLEIARALATQPKLLLLDEVMAGLTGAERKDAINLIYLIHSSSITILMIEHVMEVVMKVSNRVIVLNSGKLLGDGTPEEITSNEQVISAYLGGAPVTDKGEKGLINDDAGSETPKSWV, via the coding sequence GTGAGTGTTATTCTGGAAGTAGATCATGCAACCAAAAAATTCAGCGGGCTTGTTGCAAATGAAGATGTGTCATTTCGTGTGAGTGAAGGAGAGATTATAGGTATTGTAGGTCCAAACGGAGCAGGGAAAACGACTTTGTTTAATTCCATCAGCGGGGCTCACCACCTGACATCTGGTAAAATTATCTATAATAAAATTGATATTACCAATAAGAAAGCTCACGAAATCTGCAAACTAGGAATTGGAAGAACTTTTCAAATCCCTCAATCGTTGAGTCAAATGAGTGTGTATGAAAACGTATTGGTTGCGGCATTATGCAGGGAAAATAATATTGAAGCGGCAGGGGAAAATGCGAAGACGATTATCGCCCTGTGTGGTTTGGAAGAATTCACACAAATGTCTGCCGATTCGCTGAATGTAATGCAAAAGAAGCGGCTGGAAATAGCCAGAGCACTTGCTACTCAACCTAAATTACTCCTGCTGGATGAAGTTATGGCAGGATTGACTGGAGCAGAGAGAAAAGATGCAATAAATCTCATTTATCTTATTCATAGTAGCAGTATAACAATTTTAATGATTGAACATGTGATGGAAGTTGTAATGAAGGTTTCCAATCGCGTTATTGTGCTGAATTCCGGAAAATTGCTTGGAGACGGAACCCCGGAGGAAATCACCAGTAATGAACAGGTAATCAGCGCTTATTTGGGTGGTGCCCCTGTGACAGATAAGGGGGAGAAAGGCTTGATTAATGATGATGCTGGAAGTGAAACACCTAAAAGCTGGGTATGA